The following proteins are encoded in a genomic region of Phycisphaera sp.:
- a CDS encoding STAS domain-containing protein: protein MTTDWADDIVLANLADEPALSDELGAILDRLESMDDAAPPSVVLDFSAVTYINSSNIAQLLRLRQSLEPANRQLRLVGVDGDVLEVMRTTGLDRVLSFSPDMLTALASVQIDQSPDAS from the coding sequence ATGACCACCGACTGGGCCGACGACATCGTGCTGGCCAACCTCGCAGACGAGCCCGCGCTGAGCGACGAGCTCGGTGCGATCCTCGATCGGCTCGAATCGATGGATGACGCCGCACCGCCAAGCGTGGTGCTCGATTTTTCGGCCGTCACGTACATCAACAGCTCGAACATCGCCCAGTTGCTGCGGTTGCGGCAATCGCTGGAGCCTGCGAACCGGCAGCTCAGGCTGGTCGGTGTCGATGGGGACGTGCTCGAGGTGATGCGCACGACCGGGCTCGACCGGGTGCTGAGCTTCTCGCCCGACATGCTGACGGCACTCGCGAGCGTGCAGATCGACCAATCGCCCGATGCGTCGTAG
- the gyrA gene encoding DNA gyrase subunit A, giving the protein MADAHDEAGTPQNGDGSDGTVVGAGRIVDLEIDRELQESYLTYAMSTIMDRALPDVRDGLKPSQRRILVAMNDNNLRPGRKHLKCAKIAGDTSGNYHPHGESVIYPTLVGLAQKWRMRVPLIDPQGNFGSIEGDPPAAMRYTEARMHHAAVDMLQDMDLSTVDMQANYDERLMEPKVLPGRFPNLLINGSLGIAVGMATSMPPHNPTEILDAITRVVDNPEIELLELMQDELDEAGEVVRLGVKGPDFPTGGVIVGRRGIGEAYANGRGKVYLRGVCHVEELNKDRQQLVIDEIPYNLSQRNLVEKIVDAVQDERIKDISDIRNESGRQAMTRVVIELKRGADPAVIENQLYQFTPLQQTFSIINIALVGRRPVTLGLKEIIEHYIDHRVEVIRRRTEHLLREARRKAHLLEGQIYAVVDIDEIVALIRGSSTREEAIEKLMERRYRIPPEHPAAKQIPQRLLDHVAKFEELGGVALTRHQAEQIGSMRLIQLVGLEIERLVDEYTKLADEITDYEDILANRPRVMGIIREDCETMKARYGNDRRTAIEDAVGEIDMESLIREHDVVVTISRAGYAKRVPAETYRAQARGGKGIRAGGSKDEDFVQHLFVASTHDHLLCFTNTGRVFKMKVYELPEMARTAKGRAIVNLLDLKEGEKVWAFLTIKDFEASSQFLTFATRGGIVKRTPLSAYRNVNRSGLIAVGLKEGDELFDVSLTSGTDDLLLVTNTGMAIRFSEGDVRVMGRSAAGVKGIDLGDDAKIIGLLAIPMVPDDDDDGEEHWATAPEALERNLCLLTVTETGYGKRTPVDEYRVQPESGKPRSQSRGGKGRRDIATGGRNGMSVAAVGLSEGEEIMVISRSGQLVRMAGDTIREVGRGSKGVRVVSLNGGDDVIAVAPVAESDDEDAGESGGEAVS; this is encoded by the coding sequence TTGGCCGACGCGCACGATGAGGCTGGGACTCCCCAGAACGGTGATGGTTCGGACGGCACGGTCGTCGGAGCCGGCCGGATTGTCGACCTGGAGATCGATCGCGAGCTCCAGGAAAGCTACCTGACCTACGCGATGAGCACGATCATGGACCGGGCGCTGCCCGATGTCCGCGACGGGCTCAAGCCCAGCCAGCGACGCATCCTCGTCGCCATGAACGACAACAACCTGCGGCCCGGCCGCAAGCATCTCAAGTGTGCGAAGATCGCCGGCGACACGAGCGGCAACTACCACCCGCACGGCGAGAGCGTGATCTATCCCACGCTGGTCGGCCTGGCCCAGAAGTGGCGCATGCGCGTGCCGCTGATCGACCCGCAGGGCAACTTCGGGTCGATCGAGGGCGACCCGCCCGCGGCCATGCGATACACCGAGGCGCGGATGCACCACGCCGCGGTCGACATGCTCCAGGACATGGACCTGAGCACCGTCGACATGCAGGCCAACTACGACGAGCGGCTGATGGAGCCCAAGGTGCTGCCTGGGCGCTTCCCCAACCTGCTTATCAACGGGTCGCTCGGCATCGCCGTGGGCATGGCCACCAGCATGCCGCCGCACAACCCCACCGAGATCCTCGACGCGATCACACGCGTGGTGGACAATCCCGAGATCGAGCTGCTGGAGCTGATGCAGGACGAGCTGGACGAGGCGGGCGAGGTTGTCCGCCTGGGCGTCAAGGGCCCCGACTTCCCGACCGGCGGCGTGATCGTCGGGCGGCGCGGCATCGGCGAGGCGTACGCGAACGGGCGCGGCAAGGTGTACCTGCGCGGCGTGTGCCACGTTGAAGAACTCAACAAGGACCGCCAGCAATTGGTGATCGACGAGATTCCCTACAACCTCAGCCAGCGGAACCTGGTCGAGAAGATCGTCGACGCGGTGCAGGACGAGCGGATCAAGGACATCAGCGATATTCGCAACGAATCGGGTCGGCAGGCCATGACACGCGTGGTGATCGAGCTCAAGCGCGGGGCCGACCCCGCCGTCATCGAGAACCAGCTCTACCAGTTCACGCCCTTGCAGCAGACCTTCAGCATCATCAACATCGCATTGGTTGGGCGCCGGCCGGTGACGCTCGGGCTCAAGGAGATCATCGAGCACTACATCGACCACCGGGTGGAGGTCATCCGCCGGCGCACCGAGCACCTGCTGCGCGAGGCGCGGCGCAAGGCCCACCTGCTGGAAGGCCAGATCTACGCCGTCGTGGATATCGACGAGATCGTTGCCCTCATTCGTGGGAGCTCGACGCGCGAAGAGGCCATCGAGAAGCTGATGGAACGGCGGTATCGCATCCCGCCCGAGCACCCGGCGGCCAAACAGATCCCGCAGCGTTTGCTGGATCATGTCGCCAAGTTCGAAGAGCTCGGCGGCGTGGCGCTCACTCGGCACCAGGCCGAGCAGATCGGCTCGATGCGGCTGATCCAGCTCGTCGGTCTCGAGATCGAGCGCCTGGTCGACGAGTACACCAAGCTGGCCGACGAGATCACCGACTACGAGGACATCCTGGCGAATCGCCCGCGCGTGATGGGCATCATCCGCGAGGACTGCGAAACCATGAAGGCCCGCTACGGCAACGACCGCCGGACGGCCATCGAGGACGCGGTGGGTGAGATCGACATGGAGTCGCTCATCCGCGAGCACGACGTAGTCGTGACCATCAGCCGCGCGGGCTACGCCAAGCGCGTGCCGGCCGAGACGTATCGCGCCCAGGCGCGCGGGGGCAAGGGCATCCGCGCGGGCGGCAGCAAGGACGAGGACTTCGTCCAGCACCTGTTCGTGGCCAGCACGCACGACCACCTGCTGTGCTTCACCAACACGGGTCGCGTCTTCAAGATGAAGGTGTACGAGCTGCCCGAGATGGCGCGGACGGCCAAGGGCCGGGCCATCGTGAACCTGCTGGATCTGAAGGAGGGCGAGAAGGTCTGGGCGTTCCTGACCATCAAGGACTTCGAGGCCAGCAGCCAGTTCCTGACGTTCGCCACGCGCGGCGGCATCGTGAAGCGCACGCCGCTGAGCGCGTATCGCAACGTGAACCGCTCGGGCCTGATCGCCGTGGGACTGAAGGAGGGCGACGAGCTATTCGACGTCTCGCTCACGAGTGGCACCGACGACCTGCTGCTGGTGACCAACACCGGCATGGCGATCCGCTTCTCGGAGGGCGACGTCCGCGTGATGGGGCGCTCGGCCGCGGGCGTGAAGGGCATCGACCTGGGCGACGACGCGAAGATCATCGGCTTGCTGGCCATCCCCATGGTGCCCGACGACGACGATGACGGCGAGGAGCACTGGGCGACCGCGCCAGAGGCGCTCGAGCGGAATCTGTGCCTGCTGACCGTGACCGAGACGGGCTACGGCAAGCGGACGCCCGTGGACGAGTATCGCGTCCAGCCCGAGAGCGGCAAGCCGCGCAGCCAGAGCCGCGGCGGCAAGGGGCGACGCGACATCGCCACCGGCGGTCGAAACGGGATGTCCGTAGCGGCCGTGGGTTTGAGCGAAGGCGAGGAGATCATGGTGATCTCGCGCAGCGGGCAACTCGTGCGCATGGCCGGCGACACCATCCGCGAGGTGGGCCGAGGATCGAAGGGCGTGCGCGTCGTGTCGCTCAACGGGGGCGACGACGTGATCGCCGTGGCACCGGTTGCCGAAAGCGACGACGAGGACGCGGGCGAGAGCGGCGGCGAGGCCGTGTCATGA
- the dxr gene encoding 1-deoxy-D-xylulose-5-phosphate reductoisomerase, translated as MTAASGHPTTRRLIVLGSTGSIGRQTLDTAAHLASLAKDQGRPPPIEVVGLAAGRRARELREQADALGVKHTALCEGETDAATFIGNDAAERLVREVDADIVMAAVVGAAGLPATLAAVELGRDVALANKETLVAAGALVVPTAQRTGAKLLPVDSEHSALWQCLHAIAGPNAAPPMQPPSHVSRLVLTASGGPFRTASADAVYNATPDQALAHPTWDMGPKVTIDCASLTNKALEVIEAHWLFGFPSSQLGVLVHPQSIVHSLIETIDGSVLAQLGISDMRLPIQFALTHPHRAPGNTPALDLAALSRLDFEEPDEQRFPALALARWVIDTGGTAGAIFNAANEAAVEAFLKGDIPFGRIGELTQHACEHVEVTPLNTLQDATRADTLARKHVAARIVAALAR; from the coding sequence ATGACCGCCGCCAGCGGCCACCCAACCACCCGGCGGCTCATCGTCCTGGGCAGCACCGGCTCCATCGGCCGGCAGACCCTCGACACCGCCGCCCATCTGGCATCGCTCGCCAAGGACCAGGGCCGGCCCCCACCCATCGAGGTGGTGGGCTTGGCCGCCGGTCGGCGTGCGCGCGAGCTGCGCGAGCAAGCCGACGCCCTTGGCGTGAAACACACCGCGCTCTGCGAGGGTGAAACCGATGCCGCGACGTTCATCGGCAATGACGCCGCCGAACGCCTCGTGCGCGAGGTCGACGCCGACATCGTCATGGCCGCCGTCGTGGGTGCGGCGGGCCTGCCCGCCACGCTCGCCGCCGTCGAACTCGGCCGCGACGTCGCGCTCGCAAACAAGGAAACCCTCGTCGCCGCCGGCGCGCTCGTCGTCCCAACCGCGCAACGCACTGGTGCCAAGCTGCTCCCCGTCGATAGCGAGCACTCCGCCCTCTGGCAATGCCTGCACGCCATCGCCGGCCCAAACGCCGCACCACCCATGCAGCCGCCATCGCACGTCTCGCGTCTCGTCCTGACCGCTTCGGGCGGCCCCTTCCGCACCGCGTCGGCCGACGCCGTCTACAACGCCACGCCCGACCAGGCCCTGGCCCACCCCACCTGGGACATGGGCCCCAAGGTCACCATCGACTGCGCCTCGCTCACCAACAAGGCCCTCGAGGTCATCGAGGCCCACTGGCTCTTCGGCTTCCCCTCCAGCCAACTCGGCGTGCTCGTCCACCCCCAATCCATCGTCCACTCGCTCATCGAGACCATCGACGGCTCTGTCCTCGCACAACTCGGCATCAGCGACATGCGCCTGCCCATCCAGTTCGCCCTCACACACCCACACCGCGCACCGGGCAACACCCCAGCGCTGGACCTGGCCGCCCTCTCCCGCCTCGACTTCGAGGAGCCAGACGAGCAACGCTTCCCCGCCCTCGCCCTGGCCCGCTGGGTGATCGACACGGGAGGCACCGCCGGCGCCATCTTCAACGCCGCCAACGAGGCCGCCGTCGAAGCGTTCCTGAAGGGCGACATCCCCTTCGGCCGCATCGGCGAGCTCACCCAACACGCCTGCGAGCACGTCGAGGTCACGCCCCTGAACACCCTGCAGGACGCCACGCGGGCCGACACACTCGCCCGCAAGCACGTCGCCGCGCGCATTGTGGCGGCGCTCGCCCGCTGA